Proteins encoded in a region of the Delphinus delphis chromosome 13, mDelDel1.2, whole genome shotgun sequence genome:
- the C13H22orf31 gene encoding LOW QUALITY PROTEIN: uncharacterized protein C22orf31 homolog (The sequence of the model RefSeq protein was modified relative to this genomic sequence to represent the inferred CDS: deleted 2 bases in 1 codon; substituted 1 base at 1 genomic stop codon), which yields MSKETSKEKKGTLCQDLESRYAEHVAASQVLPRDIGTVSWKGRATSLPETRKRQQLSEDALTTHGLCTEGHWALHHTVVEPMLWNPSGTPERYTXELGKAIKTKPWEALCSQAATPEGAQKDPLPGRKRPEVHEEHAPKKWPKSKSEK from the exons ATGAG TAAAGAaacttcaaaggagaaaaaaggaacacTCTGCCAAGATCTTGAGAGCAGATATGCTGAACATGTGGCTGCCTCCCAAGTGCTACCCCGGGACATTGGGACAGTGTCCTGGAAGGGCCGAGCC ACCTCACTTCCGGAAACCAGGAAGAGACAGCAGCTGTCGGAGGATGCATTAACCACCCATGGCCTCTGCACAGAGGGCCACTGGGCTCTGCACCACACGGTGGTGGAGCCAATGCTGTGGAACCCTTCAGGGACCCCCGAGAGGTACACTTAGGAGCTGGGCAAGGCCATCAAAACAAAGCCCTGGGAGGCTCTTTGCAGCCAGGCTGCCACCCCTGAAGGTGCTCAGAAGGACCCACTGCCAGGCAGGAAGAGGCCAGAGGTCCACGAGGAGCATGCTCCCAAGAAATGGCCCAAGTCAAAGAGCGAGAAATAG